GGGCGTAGCCATAGCTACGGACAATAAAAGCTCATAGTCCCGGCGGAACTGCCGGGGTAACGAAAGTCAGTAAAGAGGATATGTTCTAAACCGGACAGTTATTGCGATCACGGGCTGTTTTTCACAATGTATGATGGATAACTCATTGATAATTAGATTTATAATAATTACTTAGACTAGTTCCTAATATTTCTAATGTCTACTCAAGCCCTTTATGGGCGTTAGAGACTCAGTTAATGAAATTACTCTTCATCTAGTAAACATCTAACTCGCTTATTATTAGCAAGATACTCATCATACATTTAATAAAACAGCCCGATCACGTTCCTTAATCAAGAGCAACTTATATCAATCAACTTCATCCAGCGGAATCAAGCCAGCACAGAGGTTTACTTCGTTGATAAGGTAGTCCAGCTCTTTGCGCATGGCTTGTAGTTGACTACTTGCTTGTTGTACTGATTGTCTGTTGTATGGTTGAGTGGTGCGGGGCATCAACTCCAGAATATCGTCAGCATCAAAGGCAAATTTCTCAAGCCGATGACGTAGACTCAGCTGAAAAATAAGCAAGTGCTCTATCCTCAGAGAAATTGCTTTCTGTTCGGGGGTTTGATTTGGTTGCGCCTGTAAATTTTGATTATCTTGCATTGTTATATTTTTTAATTTAACAATAGCCCTTGAGGTGTGTCGTCAAACAGAACCTCTTGGGCTTAATTTCTTCTGAAATCTAAAGTAAATATAGCCTTTTTTAGCTTCAAAAGCCAGTTTTATCCCTTCCTTCATTGCGTCAAAAAAACGATAATAACTGCTCAACCAGGGGCTTTAAAACGGTAAACTACTTCAAACTCACCATAGGTTTGCAAGATTTTTTTCATTCGTTTAATCGACAATTTATGCCCTTTTTTGTGGGCACGTTTTGCTTTCTTTAGCTTCTTTTTTTGTTGGGCGTTGAGCGTAGGGTAGGTATGTTTGATAAACCAATCGAAGGCTTTTTTGACTGATTTAAACTCGTGGGAATTCTTATGTTGCTCAATATATGTTCGGTTATAAATAATCATTATATAGGGTTGTGCAGCTTACTTATTGGTATTCACAGAAATATAGTGAATTTCTGGGCGAGATAAAAGTTTGAATGTAAAGAGCTTCGAATATCTTTCTATTTACAAATAGAAGTAAAAAAACATCTGATTTGATCAATATTGAGGAGATTTAAAACTTTTTCTGTACATTTATTCCTTAGTAAAATGGAAAAAATAAAGGTGTTCCAAAGAAACCCAATACCTTGTTGGTGCACAAACGAAAAAGTACTGTCATAGCTGGTAATTTCGATAATCTGGAGCCAAAGCTTCGGTAGTCCTTTACAGGGTGAAATTTTTGAAGCAGTGCATCTGCTCAAGGTGCTGTTGACTGGGGTAGCTTATTTTTTGTCCATTACTTAATTAGAAAAATCACAACTTTTATAGAACAATGACTAAGCATACTAAAACTGCAGTGGTTTTGCTGTGGAGTCTGTTGTTGTTGGGGCAATATGTGTACGCTCAAAACCCTCAACGACAATACAAAAGCCATCGTAGCACTCAAAATACCTTAAATATACAAACTAATGATGGTGTACTCAGCCTCCGGGCATTTACCCCTTATATTATAGAAGTGTCTTTTGAGAAAAAGGGTTTTCAAAATCCCGATTCTTCGCATGCGGTTGTACTACAGCCCCAAGGCACTAAAATAAGCCTTAAAAATACCAGTCAAACGCTTGAGTGGAGTACCTCAGCTTTGAAAGTAATTATTCAAAAAACACCTTTTCAATTAAAGTTTTATCGGGGCAAACAACTGATAACCAGCGAAGCCGCTGGGTATTTCGAAACCAAGGGTAAGCAAGGTTACCTCAAAGGTTTTGCCTTTAATCTTGACAAAAAAGAACAGTTGTTTGGTACTGGAGAACGGGCTTTGCCAATGAATAGGCGAGGGTATCGACTGGAGCTATACAATAAAGCCCACTATGCTTACAGTAACCAATCGAAACTAATGGGGTATAATATTCCTTTGGTGTTGTCTTCTAAAAAGTACTCCATCTATTTTGACAATGCTCCTAAAGGAGTGATTGACTTAGGGAAAACCAACCCAAATCAACTGACTTTTGAGAGCATTGGTGGCAAAATGACTTATTACTTAATTGCTGCGCCAACGCTTACTCAAGTGGTAGAGCATTATACTGCACTTACCGGAAGGCAGCCTTTGCCTCCGCGTTGGGCATTGGGCAATATTGCCACCCGCTATGGCTACCGTAACGAAGCACAAGTACGCAAAGTAGTAAAAGCTTATCAGGCAAAAGACTTTCCGCTCGATGCCGTCATTTTAGATCATTACTGGTATGGCAAGGGCGAAATTAAACAGTCGGTAGCAATGGGTGACTTTGACTGGTATACCCCCCACTGGAAAAGTGGTGCGGGACTGGTAACCGACCTCCAAAAGCAAAATATTCACACTGTATTAATTACCCAGCCTTTTGTGCTCACTGACTCCAAAAATTTTGGGCATATTTCCAAAGCAGGTTTACTAACCAAAGATAAACAAGGCAAGCCTTTTATTATTCCTGATTTTTATTTTGGTAAAACCGGGTTGTTAGACATTTTTCAGTCAGCTACTCAGCAATGGTTTTGGGCACAATACAAAAAACATATTGATACTGGAGTGCACGGGTGGTGGGGCGACCTGGGCGAACCTGAAATGCATCCGGCTGGAATGAGGCATACTCAAGGCAAGGCAGATGAGGTGCACAATATTTATGGGCACTACTGGGCTAAACTCATTGCCGAAGGCTACCAAAAAGAATATTCTCGTATACGACCATTTATATTGATGAGGGCAGGCTTTGCCGGATCACAACGCTTTGGGTTGATTCCGTGGTCGGGCGATGTGAGCCGTACTTGGGGAGGGCTACAGTCACAGATTCCACTTACCCTCAATATGGGGTTGGCAGGAGTGGGCTATATGCACTCCGACCTGGGTGGTTTTGCCGAAGGAAAACTTAGCCCAGAGCTGTATACCCGTTGGCTACAGTATGGTGTTTTTCAACCTATTTACCGCCCACATTCACAAGAAGCAGTACCTTCTGAGCCAATTTATTATGCCGATTCTACCCAAAAAATAGTGCGTGAGTTTATAAAGCTTCGTTACCAAATGCTGCCGTATAACTATACCCTGGCTTATGAAAATGCTACCAAAGGTACACCACTGATGCGCCCCTTGTTTTTTTTAGAGCCCAACAATGCTCAGCTATACCAAGAGAATAAAAACTACTTGTGGGGCAACGATTTTTTGGTAGCTCCAGTATTGCAAAAAGGACAAACCAAAGTGCAGGTGTATTTCCCGAAAGGGTACAATTGGACAGACTTCTGGAGCAACAAAGTATACAAGGGTGGAACCACCACTACTATTGCTGTAACCCCCGACAAAATTCCAGTATTTGTACGCGGAGGAGCTTTTGTGCCGATGGTAGCCCACCTGAGCAATACCAGTGCTTATAGTTCTGAAAATCTCATTATACACTACTATTTTGACAAAGACCTAAAAGGAGAACAAGACGGACAAATGTATGAAGACGATGGAAAAGATGCGGAGGCACTAAAGCGTAAAAAATACGAGTTGCTAGAGTTTGAGGCAGAGCAGGAAGCTGGTCATTATGAGATAGAGTTTAACCGTAGCAAGCATCGTTACCCTAATGCTCCCAAACACCGAAAAGTGACCCTGGTGATTCATCATAAAAAGTTTACCACGATTAAGAAAGCAGAGAAGATTGACAAGAAAAGCATCACGCTAAGTTATGATGCTACCAAAAATCAAACGACCATCACTTTTGTCTGGAAAAAGAGAAAAGCACAGTTATTTTTGAACTAAGCAGTTCATACTGCGCAAATTTGAAAGGCTTTTGGGGAGCAAACAGTAACAATGAAGGGTAATAAGGTTTTATTTGTGATCTATTCCTGACTCTTTATTGTACAATATTGCTTCTTAATTGCCTTTTTTTTGTATTTTTATTGCCTGTGAATCCAGAAGCTTATAGTAGCAACCAGGGTTTACAGCACATATCCTTATAGTATAGAGCTGTCAGTGGCACAGGACAGTTTTCATCCAAAATTTTCTTGGTTATAATATATCGAATGGTTTATGCTATGTTTGAAAGATAAAAAGGCATTTACGAAAGGTTACGAAAACACAGGTGTTTATGAAAATATACTTTTCTATTTTTTTCTTATTTTGGGCATGCTTTCAAGTAGTTTGTCAAAATAAAGCTACAATAGACTCTCTCCAACAATTACTCAATACAGACTTATCAGATACCCAAAAAACAGACTTATACAATGGCATTGCTAAAGAGTATGCGCTGAATGCCGACTCTATCAATGTGTTGAAATACACCGCAAAAGCACTGGATCTTGCTCAAAAAAACGACTATGTAAGAGGAGAAGTAGATAGTTACCTGTATTTAAGTAGCTTATACCAAAGCCAGCGCAATTTGTCTAAAGCAAAACTATACCTGGAGAAGGCATTGGCAAAATCAGAAAAAGCCAAATATACAGAAGGTATAGTAAGGTCAAATAACGGCTTGGGTAATGTGTTTCGGTCAAAAAAAGAGGAAAAAAAAGCTTTAGAGTATTATGGAAAATCATTGAATACTGAGGGTATTACACCTGTGTATCAAGTAAAGACTTATTATGATATCGGGTTGTTGTACGAACGAGTAAGTAATAACAACAAGGCTTTGGAGGTGTATAGCAAAGGAATAGCTTTGAGCAAAAAACATCAGATAAAAAGAGAACTGTCTAAGATGTATAATAGGGTGGGCTTGGTTACCCAAAAGCAAGGTAATTATGACAAAGCCCTGGAGTATTACCAAGAGGCATTGTTGATAGATCGGTCGTTGAACGACAAAATTAGTGTGTCGGCATTGTATAACAATATAGGCAATGTTTATGAGGCAAAAGGAAACTATCCTAAAGCATTAGACTATTATTTTAAATCGGTAAAGATAGATGAGGAGCTGGATAATAAAATGGGAGTGGCTTATGGCTATGGCAATATAGGAATTATATACGACGAGCAGGGGAATTACTCCCAAGCCTTGAAACACTACCTTAAGTCGTTGAAAATATTGCAGGAAATAGGTAATAAGTCAGGAGAAGCCATTATTTATAACAACGTGGGCGATATTCACCGCAACCAAAACAACTATGCCAAAGCGTTGGACTATTATTTTAAATCGCTTGAAATCAAAAAGGAAATTAAAAACGAGCGTGGAATGGCGTATAGTTACAACAACATAGGGGTAGTGTATCAGGAGCAAAAAAAGTACGATAAAGCCCTTGAGTATTTGCAACTGGCGTTGGACATTAGGAAAAAAAATAAAAACCAAAGTGGCATTGCCAACTCTTATATCAACCTAGGGAAAGTTTGGCTGGAGCAGCGCCAATATGCCAAAGCCAAAGAGTACCTGACCCAAGCATTGACCACCCATAAAAAGTTGGGGGAAAAAGCCTGGACAGCTCAAGCTTATGTAGAGCTGGGCAGAGTAAACTATCATCAACAAGATTATCTGGAGGCACTCAAAAACCTAAAAAGTGGTGTAAATATGGCAAAACAAAAGGGGAGCCTGGTGTTTGTAAAAGAAGGAGCTGAGCTAATGGCAAAAGTATATGCTGCTACTAGTGACTTTGCCAATGCCTACCAAAGCTATCAATTGTTTAAACAAATGTCTGATAGCTTATTTAATGAAACCAATACTAAAAAGCTGACCCGGATGGAAGCCGAATTTGGGTTTGAAAAACAAACCGATTCGCTCAGGTTTGTACAAGACAAAGAAAAGGCAATACTCAATACAAGGTTGGAAAACGAAAAAGCAAAAAGAGAAAAAGAAGTGCTCAAAAAGCGGCTTTATCGAAATTTGGGTTGGTTTGCAGTAATAGTACTTGTGGCCATTACATTGTTTACCATGTTTATTTTTAGAAGCCGCCAACGACAAAAACAATTAAATGCAAAGCTCACCAAACAAAAGGATGATCTTGAAAGGCAACGCAAGGAGTTGATGCTGCTTAATCAAGAGGTGCAAGAATCGAACGCTGAAATAAGTGCCGCCAATGAAGAAATCAATGCCATTAATGAAACCTTGCAGGACACGCTCGAAACAGTACAAATACAACGCGACGATATTATGAGTAGCATTAGCTATGCTCAACGTATTCAGGAAGCTATTTTGCCGTTCGAGGAACGTATGCAAAAGGTTTTTCCTGAACACTTTGTGTTATACAAACCTCGTGACATAGTTTCGGGCGATTTTTACTGGTGCGAAGAGGTAGAGCATTTGCAAATATTGATTGTAGGTGACTGTACCGGACACGGGGTACCAGGTGCTTTCATGACTATGCTGGGTTCTCAGGCGTTGTCGAATATAGTAGTACAAAGAAAAATAACCAAACCTGACGAAATTCTCAATGCTTTGAACGAAACTTTGCCTTATTTGCTCAAAACAAAAGACACCCAAATAAATGATGGAATGGATATAGTGGTGTCTGTATTAGACAGGCAAAAGCAACAATTGTACTTTGCCGGAGCAAAAAACTCTTTGGTACTGGTGCAAAACGGTGAACTTACAGAAATCAGGGGCGATATTTATGGAATCAATACCGAGTCTGGTAGTTCCAAAGCGGTGGTGAAATATACCGCACACACTATAGATATTTCAGTACCTACTGTGTTTTATATGTACTCAGATGGTTATCAAGATCAATTTGGGGGCAAAGAAGGCAAAAAAATGATGAAACGAAGGTTAAGAGAGAGACTGATAGGTTTGGCAGCCAAACCAGTAAATGAGCAAAAAAGGCTGTTAGAGATTATGCTTCAAGAGTGGATGCTGGGCTATCCACAAACCGATGATATATTGGTAGTAGGAGTAAAACTGAATTGAAGATGTTTTTGGTAGTTTTCGCAAAATCGTATTTATGATTTTTCACTCACCAATTATCAGTAGTAAATTTTTCAAAAAGCACAATTCAACGAGTGCCCCCACGCTATAGCCTTCTATTTGCGGGTTTTATAAATTGCTAAAAAATCAACCTGCTAAAACGTAAATGCTTGCACACCAAGGTGCGTTTGTCGATGAAGGCTTGTAGCCTGTAGTAGCTCCCGACTACGGTCTACCAACTCTCGACTATTTATACCTTTAGCCCTAAAATAACAATGTCATCAGTTTGGTCGCCTGCCCCTTGCCATTTAGCAAGTGCCTCTTCAAACCTTTGAACCTGTTCTTCTAAAGGGTACACACTTACCTCTTCAATGAGCGCAATAAAAGTTTTCTTCAAAAACTTTTGTTTTCCATTATTGGGTCCCCCCAGTTGGTCTTGAAAACCATCAGAAGCCAGGTAAAACTGGTCGCCTTCTTCAAAAGTAATGGTATGTGATTTAAACTCTTTTTTCTTCCGCGAAAGCGTACTACCTATTGATATATTGGTGCCTTTAAGGTAGGTAATCTCGCCGTTTTTTACATAAAATAAAGGCGTTTTGGCGCCACAAAAAGTAGCTGTTTTGTTTACCATGTCAAAGTTTAATATCCCCAGATCCATTCCGTCACCATCGCGCCCTTCGTCTTTTACTTGCTCTTTGAGGGTCTCCTTTACTTTTATGTTCAACTGGGTCAATATCTCCTTAGGATCAGTAATGTTGTCTTCTTTTACAATTTGGTTGAGCAAAGTATTGCCAATCATAGTCATAAACCCTCCTGGTACCCCGTGTCCAGTGCAGTCAATGGCCGAAATAATGTAATTGTCACCTTTTTGGGCAAACCAATAAAAATCACCCCCTACAATATCCTTGGGTTTATATAATATAAAGTGGTCTTTAAAAGCGGCAGTGATCAACTCTTGAGCGGGCAATATGGCCTCTTGGATAGTCAAGGCATACCGTATACTATCAGTAATTTTGGTATGTTGCCTTTCCATTTCGTGGCGTTGTTGGCTCAGCTGGGCATTTTTTCTGTCCAAAATAGTCTTAGACTCCTCCAGCATTTCATTCTTTCGGTTAATCTCGGTGACCTTTTCGCCCAGTAACTTATTTTGTTTACGGTTGCGACGATTGAACATGAAAAAGGCAATGGCTATCAGCAGCAAAATAGTAGCTATAGAACCAAATATAAGGTTGTTTCGTTGGCTGCGTGCTTTAGCGGCTTTTTGCTCTAGCTGGAGCGTTTGGGCGTTTTTCTTGGCAAGGTCGCTTTGTATTTTGGCAAGTTTTAGTTTGTTGTTTACTTCTTCCAATACCTTTTGGCGAATGTTTTCTATACTATCGCCTACCTTTCGGTTGCGGGCAAGGTTAGAAAAAATAGCATCCAGCTTTCTCTTCAATTCTATCCTTTCTTCGTCGCTTACATTGCCACTATCCAGCTTTTTCTTAATCGCATCAGCTTCTTTTTCCAGTTGGCTTCTTTCGGTGCTTAAGTTTTTGTTGCGTTCAGCAAGCAAGTTGTTAAACTCATCTACCTTTACAATGAGGCGTTCACCAGAACGAGTGGTTACTACTACTGTATCGCTTACGTTACTCAGTGCTTGTTGTACCCTTAGTCTTAAGGCGGCATTCCTTTCATCATACGCCAGGTTTACTACTTGATACCCCAAAAGTTTAAACTCGTTTTTGGTGCTCAAAGCATACCTAAACTTGATATAACCATTTTGATCAGAGGTATACTCTTTGCCATCCGCAGTCAGCATAAGGTCAGCAATGGGTTTTTTAGTGATGTTGTCTATCACATAAGCCACTTTTACCTTGTGCGCAGGCATTTGTTGCAAACGTATGTTAGACAGCCCGTTGCGTTCATAAAATTCAAAATCAGAGCTTTCAAGCCCAAAACTGTACACAGCGTATTTTTTAGGTGAATTGGGCGAAATATCAGCGGGAAGTTTAATGGTAAATTCGCCTTTTTTGTTGGTGTGAGCAGGTGCTGCCCTGGTGCCTACCAGCAATACTTCTACATTGGGTACAGGGAGGTTTCCTTTTTTACTGGTCACTTTTCCTTTGATAAGCCCGGTAGTAACCATGTGGATGGTAATTTCTCGGCTGGTAGTATCGTACCCCCAGTCTTTAAAAGCAAACCCGTTTTTTACTGCCGTCAATGATTGAGGGTCATCGGTGGTTTTCATGCTAATAATCAGCTTGCCATCTGGCTTGGTTACAGCAGCATAAAAACTATCTACCAACACTTCTACTTTTGGTATTGGCTGTTCATTCTCATCAAGCGCAGTAACAAATAACTTGTTGCCTTGAGCAAACCCCTGATGCGAAAATAAGCACAGAATGAGTACACCAAAAAATATGTTTAAATGCTTTAATACCATTGTTTAGGTAAGTATCTGCCAGTACCTTGATAATAGACTCAACAAGTTACTAAATCCTTGCCAAAATTCGCAAGAGTCTGCGGGGTTTTAATTTGATTTAAAAATGCCTTACTTGACATTTTTTGTTTCAAAGGTAAAATAAATAATGATGATTGTAGTAGAAGACTAAAAACATTCTTGGAGATAGCGAATGCAAGCAGTAAAGGTTTTAGGGAGCAACCAACAAAGCATCAGGGTAAAGCCTCTACCCAAAAATAAGTACTTTATTTAATGATTGCTCCCTTAGTTTGAACGAGCAGTAGATGCCTCACTACTAATGATTTCACATTCAACCCTGCGGTTTCTTGCCCTGCCCTTTTCATTGTCACGTTTATCAATCAGTTTTTGCTCACCCCAAGCCTTCAGGGTTACCCGATTGGGATTAATATCTCTGCCAATCAAATACTCCATCACTTTACGTGCCCTGTCAGACGACAACTGTTTGTTGCGGGTTTCGGTACCCGTTTGGTCAGCATGTCCGTTCAGCACCAGGTTAGCGTCTGGGTTAGAAATAAGGTAGCTTACCAGCTTTTCCAAGTCTTTTTCGTGTTCTTTTTTTATGTTGTCAGACTTATAGTCAAAAAACACCACCACATATACGCGTTGACTTTGCTCCAGCTTTTTCAATGTCATATTCAGTACCTCCTCTTTGGCGCGTATCAAGTTAGGTACCTGCAAATATTCATTATGGTACATATACCCCTTGCGGGTAATATGCAAAATATACCTTCCTGTAGAGTCTATGGTGCCTATATAGTTGCTGTTGGTCGTATTCGACATATTTTCAAAAAGCGACAACTCCTGATTAGTTTCTACGTCTACCAGTACTATCTTTGCCCCATCCAGTGGTTTTTTACTGTCCTTGTCACGAATCATACCCCTAAGAGTAAGCACTGGGCGTTGGTATAGTTTCACTTCTACTGTATCTTTGGTTACCGCCATATAATTTTCTTTGGCTATACCCACCAAGGTAAGCGGAATACCATTGAACATATAAGGCAAAGGTTTAGTAGCAGAATACAAGTCAAGTTTGCCCAATCCTCCTTTACGATCAGAAGCGTAATAAGCAGTTTGTCCGTCAGCCGACAAAATAAAGCAAATATCATCGCCAGTAGAATTAATAGGGTACCCCAGGTTGCGGGCAGGAGTCCAGGAAGCGTCTACCCAAGTACTCTCAAAAACATCGTGTTTCCCCATAGTAGAGTGTCCGGTAGAGCTAAAATACAGTGTTTTACCATCTAAACTTATAAAAGGAGACTCTTCGTTGTATCGGGTGTTGATGGTACTGCCTAAGTTTACAGGACTGCCCCAAGTGCTATCTGCCTGTAACTGCGAACGGTAAATATCAAAGCCTCCATACCCACCAGGGCGATTGCTTGAAAAATAAATTGTTTGGGCATCGTGAGCAATTGAAAAAGAGGTTTCCTGGTATTTGCTGTTTATTTTACCTTTTAGTGGCTTGGGCGAACTCCAGTTTCCATCATTTGCTAAACTTGATACATAAATGTTGCCCTTGCGGTACAAAAACAGCATTTTGCCATCAGGTGAAAACCCCAGACTTGCGTCATGGGTTTTAGTATTGATCGATTGGCTCAGTTGTTTGGGAGCACTCCATTTGCCATTACTTCTATAGGTAATATAAATATCTTCGTAAGGGTGATGATCGTAAGGGTCGTTTTTGCCTCCTGTATTACCCGCCCGGCGTGAGGTAAATAATAAAGTAGTGTCGTTTACCGAAACAATAGGGGCATAGTCTGCTTCGTCAGAGTTTACGGCAATGCCTAGGTTTTTTACAGGAATGGCAAGCGAGTCTCTGATATACTCCCCGGCAAAATTGCATTCTGTTACCCTTTTGTTGAGCAATGCCATAAAATCAGGCAACTTTAGTTCGTCATGCACCATGTGTACAATGTGGTCTTGTTTCTTTTGTGCCAGGTTTTGCTTGGTAAATTGATAATGCATCAATGCACGCTCTACCGACCCTGTATAATGGTAGGCCTCTGCCATAAAAAAGTCGAGCAGAGGATGGTATTTTTTGTTCAATCTATAGAGTTTCCTAAAGTAAGTAAGCGCTTGTATTTCTTGTTGCTTTTCGAGGTGGGCTATACCAGCCTTAAAGATCACTTCTTGATTGTTTGCGTCTTTCTTCAGAATTTCTTTGTATAGCAATAGTGCCTGGTCGTAATAGTGTGCTTGAAGCCAGGCATCAGCTTTTCGAATAAGTTTATCAAACCTACGCGGGTTAGACGGTTGTGCCCAAAGCGCAGTAAGTGAAAAACTTACCAGTAAAATACACCCTAATATGTGTATCAAAGTTTTTGACATAAACAATTTAAACAGTGTCTTTTGTATGATTGTTAACTTCAGTTCAATGTATAAACACAGCAAAACAAGGCTTTAGACCTTATGATATAAGCGTTTGTTTTACTTACGTGGTCACTTAAAGCTAAATACTTGCCAGTTTTTATCAAGAGTAACTGGCTGGTTCAAATTAAGAAGGTACAGATTGGCATACATAGTAAATGTAAACATTTTAAAACAAACAATCAAGGAGACGTTTTACCCCTTGCATAAGTGGTTGCTTAATAACGAATCAACCCTTGTTGCGTTACTTATACCAGCAATAGGAGGTGTTAGAACAAGTGTCAGGTATTGGGCAAGTAAACCTGTAGCATGGTGGTGGTGTGCGGAGAAATTTAGTTTTGTTTAAATAATTTTTTGTTATGAAAGGATGGATTATACACGTTCCCTGGATGAAACCCGCAGGAATGGCTTTGTTTCCCTTTATTTTGGTGCGCGAACGTCGCTTTGAGTTTGACCCTGTATTGCTCAACCATGAGCGTATTCACTTTAGGCAACAAATCGAAATGCTCATTATCCCTTTTTACTTACTCTACATTATCAACTATACTGTTAATTACATAAAGTACGGAATACGCTATGAGGCTTATCGCCAAATGTATTATGAGCGAGAGGCGTACGCCAACGAAAAAGATATGAATTACCTAAAAACTCGGAAATTTTGGGCTTTTTTGGGGTATATCAAAAAATAAGTGATGCAATTCATCTGGAGCAGAGTGCGATTGATAGCCAGAAAACTGACTCCAGATGAATTGATTTTGCAAAAGTTTAAGTACTTATGCTGGAGCCAGCATAAAAGTAATTGCCTGCCCTTCGAGGTGCATGTCAAAAGTTAACTGGTGAGCACTTAATGCCTTGACATCCATTTTGTTGCCCATTTTTATATCGTCAGAATTGATGGTAAGCGTTTTTTTATCCTTGCTCAAACGATAAGTTCCAGTGGCGTTTTTGCCAAAGATATTGACGATACATTTGTTGTCTGCTTTAAACTCAAAAGTGGTTTGTTTGAGCATTTCTATGATGAGTGCCTTACTTCCTCTGTTAAGCATACTTTTGGGAATCAGGTGTGACAACTTATCTGATTGAGAGAGCATAGGTGCCAGTTTCATCAACGCCTTCACATTGGGTACTTTTACGTCATTTACCTTCCATTTTTGTTGGATAGGGTTTTTAGAACCACAGGCATTCATCAAAAATACCAACCCTAACATTATAAGCAAGTATGTTTTTTTCATAAAATTATAGAGATATGTTTACACAATCGTCCACATTGCTCAGTTCATAGCCGCTTTAGCCAACCCAGTACTTGTTATATATATTGAAAACTGAGCTTAATGTCGTTAAGCAATGGTTTACCAACGTATTTTTAAGGGCGGTGTTTTTTGCTTCGTGTACCAAAAGCCTTCAAACAAACATTTTAATTGTAGTGAAGTACTATATAGACAAGCAATCCTCCAACCGAAAAAAGTGGTGCAGCATTGTTTACATAAATGTAAGTATTATTCTTAGCTACCCAAGACTACAGCCGCAGTTTATTTGAGTAACAGTTTAACGGCGTCGGGTAGGAGAAGTTTTTATGTTTTTATTAGAGGGTGCCTGTGCCCATCTGCGCAAGCAAAAAAACTGTAGATTGTGTTTGTTGCCAGTAGAAGCAGTAAATCCCCAAATCGCTTTGGTATTACCTTTAAAAATATCCTTGACCAAATCTCGTTTGCCTCTATGCACCACCACATTGTCTAAGTATACCGTTACCTGTTGGATGGTTGGCTCCCAACGAAACCGGAAGTTATGCAATACACCATCTTCGAGGTTAAAGCGGGTATCTTTATTATTCCAGTATTTGGTGTGGTAATTGGTACCATTTTCAAGATAAGCTACATGGTCGCAAGTAGGGTCGTTTTGGCGGTAGTTTTGGTAAGTGTCAAACTCTACCGCTACCGAAGGAGCAATATAGTTTCCTCCGTAATAACCACGGTTCCAACGCCCATAACCCATACATTCGCCCCAAGTGCCTATAGCCCTGAAACCCCGTGTATCATTATGAATCACAAAAGTGATCCCATCAGCTCCGTTGTCATTTTTCTTGCCCAGGTATATATCAAACTCAATCTCAAAATACTTTGACAAATCAAGTTTGGTTTTACAATAAGCAATG
This sequence is a window from Microscilla marina ATCC 23134. Protein-coding genes within it:
- a CDS encoding glycoside hydrolase family 31 protein, translating into MTKHTKTAVVLLWSLLLLGQYVYAQNPQRQYKSHRSTQNTLNIQTNDGVLSLRAFTPYIIEVSFEKKGFQNPDSSHAVVLQPQGTKISLKNTSQTLEWSTSALKVIIQKTPFQLKFYRGKQLITSEAAGYFETKGKQGYLKGFAFNLDKKEQLFGTGERALPMNRRGYRLELYNKAHYAYSNQSKLMGYNIPLVLSSKKYSIYFDNAPKGVIDLGKTNPNQLTFESIGGKMTYYLIAAPTLTQVVEHYTALTGRQPLPPRWALGNIATRYGYRNEAQVRKVVKAYQAKDFPLDAVILDHYWYGKGEIKQSVAMGDFDWYTPHWKSGAGLVTDLQKQNIHTVLITQPFVLTDSKNFGHISKAGLLTKDKQGKPFIIPDFYFGKTGLLDIFQSATQQWFWAQYKKHIDTGVHGWWGDLGEPEMHPAGMRHTQGKADEVHNIYGHYWAKLIAEGYQKEYSRIRPFILMRAGFAGSQRFGLIPWSGDVSRTWGGLQSQIPLTLNMGLAGVGYMHSDLGGFAEGKLSPELYTRWLQYGVFQPIYRPHSQEAVPSEPIYYADSTQKIVREFIKLRYQMLPYNYTLAYENATKGTPLMRPLFFLEPNNAQLYQENKNYLWGNDFLVAPVLQKGQTKVQVYFPKGYNWTDFWSNKVYKGGTTTTIAVTPDKIPVFVRGGAFVPMVAHLSNTSAYSSENLIIHYYFDKDLKGEQDGQMYEDDGKDAEALKRKKYELLEFEAEQEAGHYEIEFNRSKHRYPNAPKHRKVTLVIHHKKFTTIKKAEKIDKKSITLSYDATKNQTTITFVWKKRKAQLFLN
- a CDS encoding tetratricopeptide repeat protein, with product MKIYFSIFFLFWACFQVVCQNKATIDSLQQLLNTDLSDTQKTDLYNGIAKEYALNADSINVLKYTAKALDLAQKNDYVRGEVDSYLYLSSLYQSQRNLSKAKLYLEKALAKSEKAKYTEGIVRSNNGLGNVFRSKKEEKKALEYYGKSLNTEGITPVYQVKTYYDIGLLYERVSNNNKALEVYSKGIALSKKHQIKRELSKMYNRVGLVTQKQGNYDKALEYYQEALLIDRSLNDKISVSALYNNIGNVYEAKGNYPKALDYYFKSVKIDEELDNKMGVAYGYGNIGIIYDEQGNYSQALKHYLKSLKILQEIGNKSGEAIIYNNVGDIHRNQNNYAKALDYYFKSLEIKKEIKNERGMAYSYNNIGVVYQEQKKYDKALEYLQLALDIRKKNKNQSGIANSYINLGKVWLEQRQYAKAKEYLTQALTTHKKLGEKAWTAQAYVELGRVNYHQQDYLEALKNLKSGVNMAKQKGSLVFVKEGAELMAKVYAATSDFANAYQSYQLFKQMSDSLFNETNTKKLTRMEAEFGFEKQTDSLRFVQDKEKAILNTRLENEKAKREKEVLKKRLYRNLGWFAVIVLVAITLFTMFIFRSRQRQKQLNAKLTKQKDDLERQRKELMLLNQEVQESNAEISAANEEINAINETLQDTLETVQIQRDDIMSSISYAQRIQEAILPFEERMQKVFPEHFVLYKPRDIVSGDFYWCEEVEHLQILIVGDCTGHGVPGAFMTMLGSQALSNIVVQRKITKPDEILNALNETLPYLLKTKDTQINDGMDIVVSVLDRQKQQLYFAGAKNSLVLVQNGELTEIRGDIYGINTESGSSKAVVKYTAHTIDISVPTVFYMYSDGYQDQFGGKEGKKMMKRRLRERLIGLAAKPVNEQKRLLEIMLQEWMLGYPQTDDILVVGVKLN